In Benincasa hispida cultivar B227 unplaced genomic scaffold, ASM972705v1 Contig704, whole genome shotgun sequence, one DNA window encodes the following:
- the LOC120069955 gene encoding calcium-dependent protein kinase 29 — MGLCFTRTRDIPIDSFSYASDPSPQIKPHSQDPPNPNPKPPPKPQPIPSYKSVPRSQIGPLTGRPYINITTLYELHKELGRGQFGITYLCTEKATGLKYACKTISRRKMVNPKDIEDVRREILILQHLTGQPNVVEFKGAYEDKRNLHLIMELCSGGELFDRIIKKKSYSEREAASICKQILNVVHACHFMGVMHRDLKPENFLMVNEDDDSPIKATDFGLSVFIEEGKVYRDIVGSAYYIAPEVLQRNYGKEIDVWSAGVILYIILCGEPPFWGKTEDEIIKAVQKGNLKMEDAPWPSISPSAKDLVSKMLTRDPKKRITAAEALEHPWLKIEGEASTKPIDSAVLIRMKQFRAMNKFKQLALKVMAENLSEEELKGLNQMFKNIDTDRSGTITFDELKKGLSRLGSRLSEHEIKQLMDAADVDRNGTIDYGEFITATMHRHRLEKEENIYKAFQFFDIDRSGFITRDELKQAMTQYDMGDEETINEIINDVDIDGDGKINYDEFVNMMTKGTVEAKMN, encoded by the exons ATGGGTCTCTGCTTCACCAGAACCCGCGACATTCCAATCGACTCCTTCTCCTATGCCTCAGACCCATCTCCGCAAATCAAGCCTCATTCTCAAGACCCAccaaacccaaacccaaaaccACCGCCAAAGCCGCAACCGATTCCCTCTTACAAGTCCGTTCCGCGGTCGCAGATTGGCCCACTCACCGGCCGTCCTTACATCAACATAACCACACTCTACGAACTCCACAAGGAGCTGGGTCGAGGTCAGTTCGGTATTACTTATCTCTGTACCGAGAAAGCCACTGGTCTTAAATACGCTTGCAAGACGATTTCCAGGAGAAAAATGGTGAATCCGAAGGATATTGAAGATGTGAGAagggagattttgattttgcaGCATTTGACTGGGCAACCCAATGTCGTGGAGTTTAAAGGGGCGTATGAGGATAAGAGGAATTTGCATCTGATTATGGAGCTGTGTTCTGGCGGAGAGCTTTTCGATCGGATTATTAAGAAGAAGAGTTACTCGGAACGAGAAGCGGCGTCGATTTGTAAGCAGATTTTGAACGTGGTTCATGCTTGTCATTTCATGGGGGTTATGCACAGAGATTTGAAGCCTGAGAACTTCCTGATGGTCAATGAAGACGACGATTCGCCGATTAAGGCTACCGATTTTGGACTCTCTGTTTTCATTGAAGAAG GCAAAGTATACAGAGACATAGTTGGAAGTGCATATTATATTGCCCCTGAGGTTTTGCAGCGAAATTATGGGAAGGAAATTGATGTGTGGAGCGCTGGGGTTATTCTCTACATTATCTTGTGTGGGGAGCCTCCCTTTTGGGGAA AGACCGAGGACGAGATAATAAAAGCGGTCCAGAAAGGCAACCTAAAAATGGAAGATGCTCCATGGCCTTCCATATCCCCTTCTGCCAAGGATCTTGTCTCTAAAATGTTGACGAGGGACCCAAAGAAGCGGATCACCGCTGCTGAAGCACTCG AACATCCTTGGTTGAAGATTGAGGGTGAGGCCTCTACCAAGCCCATTGATAGCGCTGTGCTCATTAGGATGAAACAGTTCAGAGCAATGAACAAGTTTAAGCAACTTGCTCTCAAG GTAATGGCAGAAAACCTTTCAGAAGAAGAATTAAAGGGTCTAAATCAAATGTTCAAGAacatagacactgatagaagtggTACCATCACATTTGATGAGCTGAAAAAAGGTCTGTCCAGGCTCGGTTCAAGGCTTTCCGAACACGAAATAAAACAACTAATGGATGCG GCTGATGTCGATAGAAATGGGACAATTGATTATGGCGAGTTTATTACTGCAACAATGCATCGACATAGGCTCGAGAAAGAAGAGAACATATACAAGGCCTTCCAGTTCTTTGACATCGATCGAAGCGG ATTTATCACAAGAGATGAACTCAAACAAGCCATGACTCAGTATGACATGGGAGATGAAGAGACCATAAATGAAATTATCAACGATGTTGATATCGATGGA GATGGAAAAATTAACTACGACGAGTTTGTTAACATGATGACAAAAGGGACAGTGGAAGCAAAAATGAACTAG